The Erythrobacter sp. F6033 genome window below encodes:
- a CDS encoding acyl-CoA dehydrogenase family protein, with protein MNAAVNPGMDEDTFEQFAEQLDRYVSERLIPAEGELIENDAVPPEIVDEMREMGLFGISVPEEYGGAGLNVTQYARVVNAMSYAAPAYRSIFSINVGMFASALKNGGTEAQRAEWYPQLVEGKIACFGLTEPGSGSDSAAMQTTATPDPDGNGWVLNGTKRYITNAPHADVALIMARTEKDALPKNAHVSAFLVPMNTPGVSTGSPDKKMGQSGSHISDIMLDDVKVPGDALLGGETGKGFRFAMQSLDNGRISVGAAATGYARRALNSALRYANERKAFGEPIANFQLIQAMLADSETEIYAAECMMRDVTARADRGENIITKAAAFKVFASEMCGRVVDRVVQIYGGAGYLAEYDAERFFRDARIYRIYEGTTQILQLQIAKHMLREWEAMNG; from the coding sequence ATGAATGCCGCCGTAAATCCGGGAATGGACGAAGACACATTCGAACAATTCGCCGAACAATTGGATCGCTATGTCAGCGAGCGGTTAATCCCCGCAGAGGGCGAATTGATCGAGAATGACGCGGTCCCGCCGGAAATCGTCGACGAAATGCGCGAAATGGGCTTGTTCGGGATTTCAGTGCCTGAGGAATATGGCGGCGCAGGTCTGAACGTTACGCAATATGCCCGCGTCGTGAACGCAATGAGCTATGCCGCGCCTGCATACCGTTCGATCTTCTCGATCAATGTCGGGATGTTCGCGAGCGCCCTTAAAAATGGCGGAACCGAAGCCCAGCGCGCCGAGTGGTATCCGCAGTTGGTCGAAGGCAAGATTGCCTGTTTTGGCCTGACTGAACCGGGCTCAGGCAGCGATTCCGCGGCCATGCAGACCACCGCCACACCCGATCCAGATGGCAACGGATGGGTACTCAACGGAACCAAGCGGTACATAACCAACGCGCCGCATGCCGATGTCGCGCTGATCATGGCACGAACAGAGAAAGACGCCCTGCCAAAGAATGCGCATGTCAGCGCGTTTCTTGTTCCGATGAACACACCGGGCGTTTCAACCGGTTCGCCGGACAAGAAGATGGGGCAGTCAGGCTCGCACATTTCCGACATCATGCTTGATGATGTGAAGGTGCCCGGTGATGCTCTATTGGGCGGAGAGACCGGCAAAGGTTTCCGCTTTGCAATGCAAAGCCTCGACAATGGCCGTATTTCAGTTGGCGCGGCGGCAACCGGCTATGCTCGCCGTGCGCTAAACTCCGCGCTCCGCTACGCCAATGAACGCAAGGCGTTTGGCGAGCCGATTGCCAATTTCCAACTGATCCAGGCGATGCTCGCCGACAGCGAGACCGAGATCTACGCCGCCGAATGCATGATGCGCGATGTCACGGCTCGTGCTGATCGCGGCGAGAATATCATCACCAAAGCCGCTGCATTCAAAGTCTTTGCCTCTGAAATGTGCGGGCGTGTCGTGGACCGTGTCGTGCAAATCTATGGCGGGGCTGGTTACTTGGCAGAATACGATGCCGAGCGGTTTTTCCGAGATGCGCGTATCTACCGGATTTACGAAGGCACCACACAGATTCTCCAACTCCAGATCGCCAAGCATATGCTGCGCGAATGGGAAGCGATGAACGGATAA
- a CDS encoding MaoC family dehydratase N-terminal domain-containing protein, giving the protein MSFDAWIGGAQQSSDNLDEAQATRWLATFNLAKPDPAIMPQGIHFALCTPDAPTEALGEDGHPARDDSSGSFLPPFPMPRRMWASSAMEFRAPIAIGATVTRTSRVASITEKDGSSGKLAFVNVDHETHANGTLSVRETQTLVYRDAAPADAPLLPPEQGEERFDPSGWDVHRALTPDPRLLFRYSSLTFNSHRIHYDAPYARDVERYRGLVVHGPLTASLLLQLAARKLGENALRTFEFRGVSPAIAGEPLHLVMRASEDGFELGAFAADGRQITKAKAST; this is encoded by the coding sequence ATGAGCTTTGATGCTTGGATCGGAGGCGCGCAGCAGTCGAGCGACAATCTGGATGAGGCGCAAGCCACGCGCTGGCTGGCGACTTTCAATCTTGCGAAACCTGACCCTGCAATCATGCCGCAAGGCATCCATTTCGCGCTTTGCACGCCCGATGCGCCGACCGAAGCGCTTGGCGAAGACGGGCATCCAGCTAGAGATGACAGCTCAGGCAGCTTCCTTCCACCATTCCCGATGCCGCGCAGAATGTGGGCCTCGAGCGCCATGGAGTTCCGCGCGCCTATCGCTATCGGCGCTACTGTCACCCGCACCAGCCGCGTTGCTTCGATCACCGAGAAAGACGGCAGCAGCGGCAAGCTTGCCTTCGTCAATGTGGACCACGAGACACATGCCAACGGCACATTGTCTGTGCGCGAGACGCAGACTTTGGTCTATCGGGACGCCGCGCCTGCCGATGCGCCGCTTTTGCCGCCTGAGCAGGGGGAAGAACGCTTCGATCCCTCAGGATGGGACGTGCATCGCGCTCTCACTCCCGATCCGCGCCTTTTGTTTCGCTATTCTTCGCTCACGTTCAACTCGCACCGCATCCATTATGACGCGCCTTATGCCCGCGATGTCGAGCGGTATCGCGGACTTGTGGTCCACGGGCCGCTCACTGCCAGCCTCTTATTGCAGCTGGCCGCAAGAAAGCTTGGCGAAAACGCTCTGCGAACATTCGAGTTTCGCGGAGTCTCGCCTGCAATAGCTGGGGAGCCGCTGCACCTTGTGATGCGTGCTTCAGAAGACGGCTTCGAACTCGGTGCATTCGCAGCCGACGGTCGCCAGATCACCAAAGCGAAGGCTTCGACCTAA
- the phhA gene encoding phenylalanine 4-monooxygenase, translating to MATLADPDTDFSRLPDLPEDVFTAPLAKPAHLGGDWLEPAQTDYSSDDHGIWNELFARQMEVLPGRAASAFMAGLDKLDLSRGGIPEFGVLSEELDKLTGWSVVPVPMLIPDHVFFWHLANRRFPAGNFIRTRETFDYIQEPDVFHDVFGHVPMLTDPVYADYMQEYGRAGWKAMHYNRLKSLGALYWYTVEFGLIEEADGIKAYGAGILSGPTEAKFAVEAESPNRIMLNVDRVMRTDYVISDLQPTYFVIESFDDLFRQTVERDFDRLYKNLAPGFTYANSAVIDVDYVVNRGTQEYHLRGGRGSSAAPV from the coding sequence ATGGCTACACTTGCTGATCCTGACACCGATTTTTCTCGTCTGCCCGACCTGCCGGAAGACGTCTTTACTGCGCCATTGGCGAAGCCTGCGCATTTGGGGGGCGACTGGCTAGAACCTGCGCAGACCGACTATTCATCGGACGATCACGGGATTTGGAATGAGCTGTTCGCTCGCCAAATGGAGGTTTTGCCCGGTCGTGCGGCCAGCGCCTTTATGGCAGGGCTCGACAAGCTCGATCTGTCACGCGGCGGCATTCCGGAATTCGGTGTGCTGTCTGAAGAACTGGATAAGCTCACCGGGTGGAGCGTCGTGCCCGTTCCGATGCTGATCCCGGATCACGTGTTTTTCTGGCATCTGGCGAACCGGCGTTTCCCTGCGGGCAATTTCATCCGGACGCGCGAGACTTTCGACTATATTCAGGAACCCGACGTGTTCCACGATGTGTTCGGCCACGTCCCGATGCTGACTGATCCGGTCTATGCCGATTACATGCAGGAATATGGCCGCGCCGGTTGGAAGGCGATGCATTACAATCGGCTCAAATCCCTCGGTGCGCTCTATTGGTATACCGTGGAGTTCGGCCTGATCGAAGAAGCCGACGGCATCAAAGCCTATGGAGCGGGAATTCTCTCAGGCCCGACAGAAGCAAAATTCGCGGTCGAGGCCGAAAGCCCGAACCGGATCATGCTCAATGTCGATCGGGTGATGCGCACCGACTATGTGATCAGCGATCTTCAGCCGACCTACTTTGTAATCGAAAGCTTCGATGATCTGTTCCGCCAGACGGTGGAGCGCGATTTTGACCGGCTCTATAAAAATCTCGCGCCGGGCTTCACCTACGCCAACAGCGCGGTGATCGATGTCGATTATGTGGTGAACCGCGGAACGCAGGAATATCATCTGCGCGGCGGACGGGGCAGCAGCGCAGCCCCGGTCTAG
- a CDS encoding CoA transferase: MYNLLSDLSIIEVSSFVASPTAGLYCAQMGAEVIRVDHKAGGLDYDRYMLTKEGRSLSWENLNRAKKSVALDLRSGEGRELCVELAAKTGQCITNLPEKSFLSHAAIKAAQPEGAPDLTSVRIMGWHDGRQAMDFTVNAASGYPLMTGPDDWDMATAPPVNQVLPAWDFITGAYCAFAMLAALRHRDATGLGSEVRVPLGDVAIGTTANAGMMAEMLYRGSDRERLGNAIWGAFGRDFRSKDGVRFMVAALTAKQWAGLVEAFGVASPISKLEAEVGVTFADGDDPRFKHRHALFDIFQNVAGSHDYNVLESLMAAHGCTFEKYRTAHEAANDPALVTDNPMFGPSPANPSGFEYPAPRSFANIPDQSAGDPAPAPYLGQHSEEVLTERLGLSSGAIGKLVDAGTVALSDKDR, translated from the coding sequence TTGTATAATCTTCTAAGCGACCTTTCGATTATCGAGGTTTCCAGCTTTGTCGCCTCTCCGACCGCTGGCCTGTATTGCGCGCAGATGGGCGCAGAGGTGATCCGCGTCGATCACAAGGCCGGCGGGCTGGATTACGACCGCTACATGCTCACCAAAGAAGGGCGCTCGCTGTCTTGGGAGAACCTGAACCGGGCCAAGAAATCGGTCGCGCTCGACCTGCGCAGCGGCGAAGGGCGCGAATTATGCGTCGAGCTGGCAGCCAAAACAGGCCAGTGCATTACCAACCTGCCGGAGAAGAGTTTTCTCAGCCACGCCGCGATCAAAGCGGCTCAGCCGGAGGGCGCACCTGATCTCACATCGGTGCGGATCATGGGCTGGCATGACGGGCGACAGGCGATGGATTTCACCGTCAACGCTGCATCTGGCTATCCATTGATGACCGGACCGGATGATTGGGACATGGCAACCGCGCCGCCGGTCAACCAAGTGCTGCCCGCGTGGGATTTCATAACGGGTGCCTATTGCGCCTTTGCGATGCTCGCCGCGCTTCGCCACCGCGATGCGACCGGCCTGGGCTCGGAAGTGCGCGTGCCGCTCGGCGATGTCGCTATCGGTACGACCGCCAATGCTGGAATGATGGCAGAGATGCTGTATCGTGGCAGCGACCGGGAGCGGCTTGGCAATGCGATCTGGGGCGCATTTGGCCGCGATTTCCGGTCAAAAGACGGCGTACGCTTTATGGTGGCAGCGCTCACGGCGAAGCAATGGGCGGGCCTGGTCGAGGCTTTCGGCGTAGCATCGCCGATCAGCAAGCTCGAAGCGGAAGTGGGCGTTACATTTGCCGATGGCGACGATCCCCGCTTCAAACATCGCCATGCGCTGTTCGACATCTTCCAGAATGTCGCGGGTAGCCACGATTACAATGTGCTGGAATCGCTCATGGCGGCACATGGCTGCACCTTCGAGAAATACCGCACTGCGCATGAGGCGGCGAACGATCCCGCGCTTGTCACCGACAATCCGATGTTCGGCCCTTCGCCGGCAAACCCATCAGGTTTTGAATATCCCGCGCCGCGTTCCTTTGCGAACATACCCGATCAAAGCGCGGGCGATCCGGCGCCCGCGCCTTACCTCGGGCAGCATTCCGAAGAGGTGCTTACCGAAAGACTTGGCCTGTCGAGCGGCGCCATTGGCAAGCTTGTGGATGCCGGAACCGTGGCTTTGAGTGATAAGGACCGCTGA
- a CDS encoding undecaprenyl-diphosphate phosphatase: protein MTFIQLLIIAVVQGITEFLPISSSGHLILIPTFTDFSDQGPLIDVAVHVGSLLAIIVYFFKDVLVLARGGFASVGVGANAPNAPSERRLFWWIVLGTIPAVAFGLSIKMGLFNGIATSVFGVEIVDDDLMSSIRFTDLIAFNLIAYGILLGIADWIGKEVKQFEDMTWRDGLIVGLAQALAIIPGTSRSGVTMTAARFLGYKRVEAARFSFLLSIPAVAGAGVLIVPEIFEAGTALAWDALVAGVLTFIAAFLTMAFLMNFLKKASMMVFVVYRIAMGCALLYFF, encoded by the coding sequence ATGACTTTTATCCAGCTGCTTATCATTGCGGTGGTTCAGGGGATCACCGAGTTCCTGCCGATATCCTCGTCGGGGCATCTGATCCTGATTCCGACCTTCACGGACTTTTCCGACCAAGGTCCGCTGATCGATGTTGCGGTGCATGTCGGATCGCTGCTCGCGATCATTGTCTACTTTTTCAAAGACGTTCTTGTTCTTGCACGCGGCGGCTTTGCCAGCGTTGGCGTAGGCGCAAACGCGCCCAATGCGCCGTCGGAAAGGCGATTGTTCTGGTGGATTGTGCTTGGCACGATCCCGGCGGTTGCGTTTGGCCTTTCGATCAAGATGGGGCTGTTCAACGGTATCGCGACGAGTGTCTTCGGCGTGGAGATCGTGGACGACGATCTGATGAGCTCCATCCGGTTTACCGATCTCATCGCATTCAACCTCATCGCTTACGGCATCCTGCTCGGCATTGCAGACTGGATCGGCAAAGAGGTGAAGCAATTTGAGGATATGACCTGGCGCGATGGCTTGATAGTGGGCTTGGCTCAGGCGCTGGCGATTATTCCCGGCACGAGCCGTTCGGGTGTGACGATGACTGCGGCGCGGTTCCTTGGATACAAACGGGTCGAAGCGGCACGCTTTTCATTTCTTCTCTCGATCCCGGCGGTGGCTGGTGCGGGAGTGTTGATCGTGCCGGAGATTTTCGAGGCTGGCACTGCGCTGGCGTGGGATGCGCTAGTCGCAGGCGTGCTGACTTTCATTGCCGCATTTCTGACGATGGCGTTCCTGATGAACTTCCTCAAGAAAGCATCAATGATGGTGTTTGTGGTCTATCGGATCGCGATGGGCTGCGCGCTCTTATATTTCTTTTAG
- a CDS encoding acetyl-CoA C-acetyltransferase, with protein MTRRAAIVSPLRTPVGKFLGGLSSLNAGELGAIILKALVERSGIDPARVDDVVFSQGYGNAEAPAIGHWSWLAAGLPLEVPGYQLDRRCGSGLQAVANAAMMVETGMADVVVAGGCESMSNVEHYTLQGRGGARMGDITLHDRLSRGRLMSQPIERFGVITGMIETAENLAKDYGISREDADAYAVRSHQNAAAAWEAGKFDAQLVPVEVPQRRKDPITFDQDEGYRADATVESLADLRPIDGRRDPDAIVTAGNASQQNDAAAACLVVAEDKLEELGLEPSLWFGGWAAAGCDPSRMGIGPVPAVERLFERRGYSWGDIDLVELNEAFAPQVLAVLKGWGWSEDDSRREILNVNGSGISLGHPIGATGGRILADMAAEMHRRQARYGLETMCIGGGQGIAAVFERAT; from the coding sequence ATGACTAGAAGAGCCGCAATCGTTTCGCCGCTGCGCACTCCGGTGGGCAAATTCCTCGGCGGGCTATCCAGCCTGAATGCAGGTGAATTGGGCGCGATCATCCTGAAGGCGCTGGTCGAGCGGAGCGGAATTGATCCTGCCCGCGTCGATGATGTTGTGTTCTCGCAAGGGTATGGAAACGCCGAAGCACCGGCCATCGGGCACTGGTCATGGCTCGCCGCTGGATTGCCATTGGAAGTGCCCGGCTATCAGCTGGACCGGCGCTGCGGCAGCGGCCTGCAAGCGGTCGCCAATGCCGCAATGATGGTTGAAACCGGTATGGCCGATGTCGTCGTCGCGGGCGGATGCGAAAGCATGTCCAATGTCGAACATTACACGCTCCAAGGGCGCGGCGGCGCACGCATGGGCGATATCACTTTGCATGATCGCCTTTCGCGCGGACGCTTGATGAGCCAGCCAATTGAACGCTTTGGCGTCATCACCGGCATGATCGAAACGGCGGAAAACCTTGCCAAAGACTATGGCATCAGCCGCGAAGACGCCGATGCCTATGCCGTCCGCTCTCACCAGAACGCGGCAGCAGCATGGGAAGCGGGCAAGTTCGATGCGCAGCTCGTGCCGGTTGAAGTACCGCAGCGCCGCAAAGACCCGATCACGTTCGATCAGGACGAAGGCTACCGCGCCGACGCGACTGTAGAATCGCTTGCCGACTTGCGTCCCATTGATGGCAGACGCGATCCTGACGCCATCGTAACGGCAGGCAATGCGAGCCAGCAAAACGACGCAGCGGCGGCATGTCTTGTGGTGGCCGAAGACAAGCTTGAAGAGTTGGGGCTGGAGCCCTCGCTCTGGTTCGGCGGCTGGGCAGCGGCAGGCTGCGACCCGTCGCGCATGGGAATTGGTCCTGTTCCCGCGGTCGAGCGGCTATTTGAACGGCGCGGATATTCTTGGGGCGATATCGATTTGGTTGAGCTCAACGAGGCATTCGCGCCGCAAGTGCTCGCTGTCCTGAAAGGTTGGGGCTGGTCTGAGGATGACAGCCGCCGCGAGATATTGAACGTTAATGGATCGGGCATTTCGCTCGGCCATCCGATCGGTGCGACTGGCGGGCGAATTCTCGCCGACATGGCCGCAGAAATGCACCGGCGCCAAGCGCGATACGGGCTCGAAACGATGTGCATCGGCGGTGGCCAAGGTATCGCAGCGGTGTTTGAACGCGCGACATGA
- the ppk2 gene encoding polyphosphate kinase 2, producing MGLKGKDYRKLLEPMTEELVGMARWARTTGARIVVLFEGRDTAGKGGAIRAVRDKLNPRQCRTVALGKPTDDEQTQWYFQRYVDHLPSAGEIVLFDRSWYNRAGVEKVMGYAKPEQVDAFLEQAPIFEKQLTDDGILLFKYWLTTDQDNQEERLRERLEDPLKRWKLSPVDLAAREKYDAYTEAREAMLNATHTNNAPWTLVDFNDQKRGRLSLIRDLLDRLPDTHIEPPAIDFPELGREPKSESYTVIEPIADYPIKD from the coding sequence ATGGGCCTAAAAGGCAAAGACTACCGCAAACTGCTCGAGCCGATGACGGAGGAGCTGGTCGGCATGGCCCGCTGGGCGCGGACAACCGGCGCGCGGATCGTGGTGCTGTTCGAAGGACGCGATACGGCGGGCAAGGGCGGCGCGATCCGCGCGGTGCGCGACAAATTGAACCCGCGCCAGTGCCGCACGGTTGCTCTTGGCAAACCAACCGATGATGAGCAGACGCAGTGGTATTTCCAACGGTACGTCGACCATCTGCCAAGCGCGGGTGAAATCGTGCTGTTCGACCGCAGCTGGTACAATCGCGCCGGTGTCGAAAAGGTGATGGGCTATGCGAAACCTGAACAGGTCGATGCGTTTCTCGAGCAAGCCCCGATCTTCGAAAAGCAACTGACCGATGACGGTATCCTGTTATTCAAATACTGGTTGACGACCGATCAGGATAATCAGGAAGAACGGCTTCGCGAACGGCTCGAGGATCCGTTGAAACGCTGGAAGCTTTCGCCTGTCGATCTCGCCGCGCGTGAGAAATACGATGCCTACACCGAAGCGCGCGAGGCGATGCTGAACGCGACGCACACTAACAACGCACCGTGGACTTTGGTGGATTTCAACGACCAGAAACGCGGGCGGCTCAGCCTGATTCGCGATTTGCTCGATCGGCTGCCCGACACCCATATCGAGCCACCAGCGATTGATTTTCCCGAGCTGGGCCGTGAGCCAAAGTCTGAAAGCTACACGGTGATCGAGCCAATCGCGGATTATCCGATCAAGGATTAG
- a CDS encoding N-acetyltransferase has product MRGPEIAITIRPEAPGDEATIHAMTTAAFNPMPFSDGSEPDLIDRLRADGDLTLSLIAEDAERIVGHIAFSPVTVGDGAKDWYGLGPVSVWPELQQRGVGGALIKRGIADMRAHGAKGIVLLGSNIYYPRFGFVHEPQLTYEGAPPEFFQCLLLEGDLPSGAVHFAPAFG; this is encoded by the coding sequence ATGAGAGGCCCGGAAATCGCCATCACGATCCGACCCGAAGCGCCGGGCGACGAAGCAACCATTCACGCGATGACTACGGCTGCATTCAATCCCATGCCGTTCTCGGACGGGAGCGAGCCCGACCTTATTGATCGCTTGCGCGCGGATGGTGACCTGACCCTTTCTCTGATCGCAGAAGACGCCGAACGGATCGTGGGGCATATCGCATTCTCTCCGGTAACAGTCGGAGACGGCGCAAAGGACTGGTACGGGCTTGGACCGGTCTCCGTCTGGCCCGAGCTTCAACAACGCGGCGTTGGCGGCGCTTTAATCAAGCGCGGAATTGCCGACATGAGGGCGCATGGTGCGAAGGGCATCGTCTTGCTCGGCAGCAATATTTATTATCCGCGCTTCGGCTTCGTGCACGAGCCGCAGCTCACCTATGAAGGCGCGCCGCCCGAGTTTTTTCAGTGCCTGTTGCTGGAAGGCGATTTGCCGAGCGGCGCAGTGCACTTCGCGCCCGCTTTCGGCTAA
- a CDS encoding right-handed parallel beta-helix repeat-containing protein — protein sequence MTHTRPSAETASLSRPSIWGGLVVASLAAAALPVAAVTAQAPAPRMSAFTVMETGRGFESLQQAVDSIGAAKGTIQIAPGTYRQCAVQTAGVISYVADTYGTAVLDRTACEGKAALVLRGVGAEVRGVTFSGINVRDGNGAGIRLEKGSLNVAFGRFLNSQQGILTANNPNGRIFITRSTFSGLGTCENSAGCAHSIYTGDYGQLTVRESRFERGQGGHYLKARASNVVIEGNSFDDANGRGTNYMIDLPAGATGRIAQNWFVQGRDKENYSAFIALGAEQNLHGSDGLNVTNNEARFVPGLRRASVFLADWTGSRVVMSGNRLADGLTQYEER from the coding sequence ATGACACACACGCGCCCATCAGCTGAAACAGCCTCGCTTTCCCGCCCATCCATCTGGGGTGGCCTCGTCGTTGCTTCACTGGCGGCTGCCGCCTTGCCTGTGGCGGCTGTCACGGCGCAGGCTCCAGCGCCCCGCATGTCGGCTTTCACTGTGATGGAAACGGGCCGCGGCTTCGAAAGTCTACAGCAAGCGGTCGACTCGATTGGCGCGGCCAAGGGAACCATCCAAATCGCTCCGGGCACTTATCGCCAATGCGCCGTTCAGACCGCAGGCGTCATTAGCTACGTTGCGGACACATATGGCACGGCGGTGCTCGATCGGACCGCCTGCGAAGGTAAAGCGGCGCTGGTATTGCGCGGTGTTGGCGCTGAGGTGCGCGGCGTGACGTTCAGCGGCATCAATGTGCGCGATGGCAATGGCGCGGGCATCCGGTTGGAGAAAGGCTCGCTCAATGTTGCATTCGGGCGTTTCCTAAACAGCCAGCAAGGCATTCTGACGGCTAACAATCCGAATGGCCGCATCTTCATCACGCGTTCGACATTCAGCGGGCTTGGCACATGCGAGAATTCCGCAGGCTGCGCGCACTCGATCTACACTGGCGACTATGGTCAGCTGACGGTGCGCGAAAGCCGGTTTGAGCGCGGTCAAGGCGGGCACTATCTCAAAGCGCGTGCCAGCAATGTGGTGATTGAAGGCAATTCGTTTGACGATGCCAATGGCCGCGGAACGAACTACATGATCGATCTGCCCGCAGGCGCCACGGGACGCATCGCCCAAAACTGGTTTGTGCAGGGGCGTGACAAGGAAAACTACTCCGCCTTCATCGCGTTGGGCGCAGAGCAGAACCTGCATGGCTCTGACGGTCTGAACGTGACCAACAACGAAGCCCGCTTTGTTCCCGGTCTGCGCCGCGCAAGCGTATTCCTCGCCGATTGGACAGGTTCGCGCGTGGTTATGTCTGGTAACCGTCTCGCAGACGGTCTGACGCAATACGAAGAGCGGTAA